The sequence agggcatGGTATGAAAGGTTGACTAACTTTCTATTGCAACAAGGTTATGAACGAGGAAATGTAGACAAGACCTTGTTTGTATTAACTATAGAACAAAATATCATGGTGGTACAaatctatgtggatgatattatttttgggaGCACATCGCAAGATTTGGTGAATAATTTTGTGGAGAAGATGTCtcaagagtttgagatgagtcTTGTTGGAGAATTGAAGTATTTTCTAGGATTGCAGATTACTCAAACAGATAAAGGGATATTTGTATCACAAAGTACCTATGCAAGGAAGCTACTGACAAAGTTTAAGTTAGAAAAATGCAAAGAAGCAGTCATTCCAATGAGTACGTCAAAAAAGTTAACAAGGGATGAGAAAAGACAAGATGTTGATGTGACTTTATATAGAGGAATGATTGGAAGTTTGTTATATTTGACAGCTAGCAGACCTGATTTATGCTACAGTGTAGGAGTTTGTGCAAGATATCAAGCAAAACCCAAGCAATCTCATCTAGAAGTTGTGAAAAGGATTATTAAGTATGTAAAGGGAACACTTGATCTCAGCCTTTGGATGTCAAAAGGGTCGAATTCAAGTTTAGTGGGATATTGTGATGCAGATTATGCATGGAGTCTGGATGATCGAAAAAGTACAAGTggtggttgtttctttttgggaaATAACTTAATCTCTTGGTTAAGTAAGAAACAGAATTAGGCATCTTTATCAACAACTGAGTCAGAATATATTGCTATGGGAAGTTGTTGTACTCAATTACTGTGGATGAAGCAGATGTCTGCAGATTATGGTATGGACTCAGGAATTCTTCAAGTTTTGTGTGACAATAAAAGTGCTATTGATCTCTCAAAAAAGCACGTGCATCATTCTCGAACAAAGCATATTGATGTAAGGCATCATTTTATTAGAGAGCTTGTGGAAAATAAGCAAGTCCAGATTGATCATCTATCCACTGAGATGCAATTAgctgatttgtttactaaaGCACTAAATTTTCAGAGATTTGTGATGTTGAGAAATCTAATTGGTGTTTGTAAGGTTTGAATGAATCAATGTGGAACAGGGACTGGTTCGAGAAGTGTTGAAGTTGtttatttggtgtttttttgAGTTTGGATCAAATAAGTTATGGGTTTGGGCTGGAttgtctttttaataaaaaaggggttattggtttataatAGGAGGTCTTGGCGGTTGTCGACGAAGAGGAAGAGgcgagagaagaaaaaaaaaacctaaattttgCTTGTCGAAGAGACGAGATTGTGAATCGAAACAATGGTTCAAGCAACACGAAGTGGGTTGAtttatggaagaagaagaaatgagaatCGGTCTGATGGTGATAAAAATCACCCACACTTGATAGATGAAGAAATCGAGGAAGCTGAGCATGCACCGGGATTGGTTCCGTACTCGGAGGATTCATCCTCAGCCGAGAAGGTCACAAACATGGATGAGGAGTCATTTGGGACTGCTTGTGACGATGACTTTAGTAAACCGGAGGATGCAGAGGTTGATGAAACGGCGGTTGATTTTGCGACAGATCATGTTCAAAAATCACGAAAAGGAAAGGAATCGGCGGTGGTATTTTCAGATGACGACATAGATCCTGCAGAAGTTACGGTTCAAGAGCAGATTGATCGGATGgctaagaaaagaagaattaaCAAGAAGTCGAAGCATGCATCACCGaagaaagcaagaaaaacaGGGGaatcaagtacaagatctaaatcAAAGGTTAATTCAGCATCTCAAACAAGGTACAACATTTTCATCTCTCATGGAATTACGGAGGAATGTTTTGTGGATCTTAAGTGTAAGGATGAATGGGGCTATCTTGATTTGATAAAGAGAATGGGTATGCCAGATTGTGTTGAAGATTTGTCTTGCTATGTTAAAGAAGTAATTGCTAAGTTTTATGTTAGTCTTCCAGTCAAAGCACCAACTGATGGAATTGCCGTAAGTGTTCGTGGGTATTCTTATGATTTTTCTCCAGCTGCTATTAACAGAGCTTTTCGACAGCCTCCTTTGACTGAAGCAGAAAAAGAAGTTGATGCAGCTGTTGATCTACTTAGTCTTGGTACAATTGCTGAAACTTTGAGTGGGGAAGATAATATATCGTGGGAAGATATGAATCCAAAGGATTTACCAGCTGCGTTTGGAGCTTTATTCAGCATCTCAGGATATAATTGGATACCATCGTCTCATAGGAATCATGTGTCTGAACAGCGGGCTAGACTTGTCTACAAAATCTTCAAAGGGATTCGATTTGATTTTGGGAGATTGGTGTATGATCAGGTATTTGAGTTGACTAAAGTTAAGAAGAATGATTCTCGGTGGTTAGTGTTCCCAAGGACCATTTAAAAGGTTCTTATGCATCAGAACTTTAGAGACAACTGAGTCTGAAGTTTTTGTCAAGCCTGTAGCTTATCAGAAAGATATTCGCACTGGAAAGGCTTATGCTACTAAGTTTCCTGAGTGTCCCAGTTTTTATGTTCCACCGGTATCCTCTGTAGCTCCTGGTCAGAATTATATTGAAGTTGAGCTTGGCAGTATTCGTATGCATTTGATTGATCACAATGATCCAGGGACTGTTTATGGAGCATTGATTGATACAGCTCGTGTGCTACAAACTCTTTCAGGAGTGTTTCATCGTTTGACGCAGAATCATCCTATGTCAAGAATGATCTAGTTGTTTTTAACCGGTTTGTTCTTCAAGCAGGGGGAGAAGGATCAGTTTATGGGGGAGTGACGACTTGCGGAAGGATCAGTTTATGGGGgagtgtttgtgtttgaataatCAGCTTTCTTTTCCGCGGTTGTCCAAGATCATTTGTTAGACTGTTACTTATGAATCTGGGAATCGTAAACATGATGATGCATTACGTATCTAGTGTAAACAGAGATCCTCTCAACAGTTTGTTGCGTATGGATCCTATCTGTATTGTGTTAAAGTTGTGGTGTACTGTTAAGTATCCATTGGAGAATCAAGAAGTTGTTACGGTCACTTGTGAAGATGCATCTATTGACATAGTTGATGTATTAGAAATAATAGTAGTTCAAGAGATGGATTAGCAGGATTAAGTTCgagaaggaaatctattaagGCGGTCAAGCGAAGACTCGTGAAGCAAGGAGAAGGTTCTAGAAGAGCAAAGACTTTCTTGTTATGAAGATTAaaggaagttttacaaagattGTTAATTTCCTAAAgtgtaaagaaaaaggaaattaacaatTCTAATTGTGATTAGAATTAGGAATTAGCCTATTATTGTATGGCTAAGTCCAATTAGCATAAATAGGAGATGCTGGATCTTGAGAAAGATCAGAGATCCGAGCATTGAATCATAAACTTTATGAAAGATTAGTTTAGAGATTCAAAGGAGGCTAAGAGCTTAATTGGATTAGAAAATAGAGTTAAGGAAAAACCTTGTAAGAacttattttctcataaaaagaGAGTTGTTTGATTTCCTGTCTAAGATCTAAAACCGTATAGCTCTTATTTTTTCGACTTCTTCTCTAATTAATGTATGGAGAGATGGGAGTAGAGTAAGATATCTCCTCAAGCATACCCTCTCAGCTCTGCTAGTGTACAGATGAATAAATCCTAATCAGTACACGTTTTGCTTCAACCCTTGTGTATTTTGCCTTTTGGGCTTTTTGAATCAGTCACACACACTCTACAGAATCTACTGAGAGATCAGGATTGATTTATTATGTAACTTTTGTTGACcaatatgaataattttttttgattatttgagTTTTTTCAAGGAATAATTATCCTGAGTATTATAGCGATTTAACAATAACACTATACAAGAAATTGTTAGATTTTGACACAAacttttgtataattttgtttgaggCTGAATTCTAAAGAGATAAATGTAAGTGAGGTTGCGTTGGTACCAATTAAACTGAAACAGACTTAACCATATTTAATTTCCGGTTCACTTTCGGCTTAGGGTTTCCGGTTCGGCTTAACCATAAATAGAAAGTGTTGGAGAAAAAGGGACAAAACCTTTCGTCCTCTTCTCCGGAGAATATTATACCGACAAGAAAACTCAAGAAACCCTAACAATCTCTCCCGGCTATGGCGGCGGCGAAGAAAATATCGACTCTACAAGAAATTGTTTCCGATGACCTGAACTACGAAATATGGGCTCCAATCGTGAAAAATACTCTAACTGAAAAAGGGCTTTGGGATGTTGTCGAACATGAACATGGACAAACCAAGCTCACAGAAGTTTTTATTGTATGATTCTGGTCcaattcataattaattatatttgtaaataattacttctattttaaaataaagcaaaagactTAAATGTTGTGAAATCTAAttgctaaaaataatatatattaaaacattttcatgaagttttataagtttgtgtTAGAGTGAAAACTAATATTTTCAAGTTCTGATTTGATTAATTCTTATCTTAGATAGCATATATAATTTAGAGTCCATAGACACGTACGTAGAAACATGCAAGGCTAGTTGGCTAGgcaatatatctatatatagtgAGAATACCTTAACATTGTATAAGTTGATTAAGTTGCATATATTCTCATAATTTGAGatccatatataaatcaaatgaaaatggTTGAGAGAAGATGGATACAAACAcattattcattatttaaaagataGAGTACAAGGCATATACCATGTAGGGATCGACAACCTTCTAGGCAAACACATCACAAACAAGCACGAGACACTTAACATTTTTGTCAAATACACGACAATtattaaaaaccttaaaaacaaCATTGTAAAAGATGACCACCCACTTCATCTCGAGATGTACGTGGTATTTTTGTATATGGATGGATATGTATGTCTAGGCAGTTTCACCTGCCTTCATCGAGTTCTTGGTGCAAATTGTAGAACATGCGTTGACACATTTTTCAACCGCTCCATTGAAGATTTCATTTACATCTAATCATCCaaataaaatttgaacaaaTTATTGTCTAAtcgtttattattttttttttttcataaaaatgaTAATGAGTTTGAGAAGTTTGCTTTACCGGATTTCTGGAGAGTGTTTAAAACACCACACACGGAGGATACACACCCCAACTTGCAGTATTTATTGACAGCATGACCTTGAgacaaaaacatatcaaaaataaaaccatgATCCCGTCTTGTAACAAATACAGAGATATGCACTTTCCATAAAAACGTTAAAGggccaattaaaaaaatatattcttgtaagtatttttttcttgataaagTCATATTATTGTAAGTTTAGACCATGTAATTTATATAAAcgtgattttatatataagtacatTAATTctaatgtataattaaataaaaactattcacacaaattaaatttCAGTTTTGAAGTTAAAAATGAGAATGACTTACTTCTCATTTTACTCTTCAGTTAATGTTTTGGGTGTTGTATAATTTGCTAACTCTTATACTCATGGTCATCGTAAACCCTAGTTTTGTTATCCAATTTAGGGTTCAAACGATCTAATACATTGTTTATAAATTCGTATTTGGCCTTCATTATTATTGGCACGGCTCGGAGCtaataatattcgtaataatgaaaaatataaatcattttaCCTGTGTTTTCGAAAATGTCGTTCGTATATCCGTTAGGGCATGTCCCATCAACGATTTTGCAGCCACTAAGGTCTGCACATACATACCTAGGAGTTCCAGGTAAGCGGCAAGTATTATAGATATTTCTAGCAGTGGTGGACGGACAGCAGCTCTTTGCGTCAACTTGAATTTGTGCCATGAATAGACTCACTACGAGCACACTTACAATCAAAGTTTTGCCTTCCATCTTTCAATTGATAAGTTGTTTAATAACAAAATGTGTGTGGGGAGTTAGAAGCGTGTATTGATGAAATGGTGATGAAACAAGGGCTCGCTTAAATACTAGTTAGTCTAGATTTTCCAACCACAAAGTTCGTTTATTACAAGCTGTATAGACTGTACAGGCTGGGTGGACCAACCTATCTCAATGGCTACCTTCACCTCtgggattttaatttttaatttttaattttttggggttaaatatataagaagaaaaacctCTCGATATTTTGTGTAacttaatatttgaatttagatGATTAATATTCTTTTTACAATTCATAATTCCCTATTAGTTTTGCTGGTTATATTTGGTATGTTCGTGCTAATTACCGTATAATTATCATGTACGTTTTTATCATATTATCCAACAATTTGGAGTATGACTACGAGAGTTTAGAAGTGGAAAAAGTGCTCTAAAGTGTTAGTAATTAGGattgtagtttttttaattttatttttaactattttagttGCAATGGCGTGTATAACTATTTTAGTTGCAATGGAATATATTATGAGAAATATGTCTAtcacgtttttaaaaaaatttgaagcttACTGTTAAGATTTAGTTTCTACTTGGATGACAGAAACTCTTGCGTAAATATGTCTTTAAAAGATGAATTATGCTgtcaacagaaaaaaaaaaaaaaaaaaaaaattttNTTGTTTATGTTATGTAAATTCACTAGCTACAAGTGCTAACTCCGGCTAAGGTCAGTAGTGGATTTAGGAAAATTTGAAGCTTACTGTTAAGATTTAGTTTCTACTTGGATGACATAAACTCTTGCGTAAATGTCTTTAAAAGATGAATATGCTgtcaacagaaaaaaaaaaaaaaaaaaaaaaaaaaaaaaaaaaaaaaaaaaaaaaaaaaaaNNNNNNNNNNNNNNNNNNNNNNNNNNNNNNNNNNNNNNNNNNNNNNNNNNNNNNNNNNNNNNNNNNNNNNNNNNNNNNNNNNNNNNNNNNNNNNNNNNNNNNNNNNNNNNNNNNNNNNNNNNNNNNNNNNNNNNNNNNNNNNNNNNNNNNNNNNNNNNNNNNNNNNNNNNNNNNNNNNNNNNNNNNNNNNNNNNNNNNNNNNNNNNNNNNNNNNNNNNNNNNNNNNNNNNNNNNNNNNNNNNNNNNNNNNNNNNNNNNNNNNNNNNNNNNNNNNNNNNNNNNNNNNNNNNNNNNNNNNNNNNNNNNNNNNNNNNNNNNNNNNNNNNNNNNNNNNNNNNNNNNNNNNNNNNNNNNNNNNNNNNNNNNNNNNNNNNNNNNNNNNNNNNNNNNNNNNNNNNNNNNNNNNNNNNNNNNNNNNNNNNNNNNNNNNNNNNNNNNNNNNNNNNNNNNNNNNNNNNNNNNNNNNNNNNNNNNNNNNNNNNNNNNNNNNNNNNNNNNNNNNNNNNNNNNNNNNNNNNNNNNNNNNNNNNNNNNNNNNNNNNNNNNNNNNNNNNNNNNNNNNNNNNNNNNNNNNNNNNNNNNNNNNNNNNNNNNNNNNNNNNNNNNNNNNNNNNNNNNNNNNNNNNNNNNNNNNNNNNNNNNNNNNNNNNNNNNNNNNNNNNNNNNNNNNNNNNNNNNNNNNNNNNNNNNNNNNNNNNNNNNNNNNNNNNNNNNNNNNNNNNNNNNNNNNNNNNNNNNNNNNNNNNNNNNNNNNNNNNNNNNNNNNNNNNNNNNNNNNNNNaaaaaaaaaaaaaaaaaaaaaaaaagatcatgttATGTAAATTCACTAGCTACAAGGGATAACTCCGGCTAAGGTCAGTAGTGGGTTAAAAACATTCACGGTAAGATATGTAGATTATAAAGCGTGAGACGGTAGTAGTGGCTCAAAAACATTCACAGTAAGATATGAAGATTATAAAGCGTAAGAGTAGATTGAAGTGGTTGGTTTGATTCAGTGGAAGCATTAATTATGAAGTAGGTTGAAGTTGGGAAGATATAAGAATGTATAGTTACAACGTGTTTTGTgcttctttatttaattttttaaaatagtgaaATTATGTTTCCCAAAACTCTAGAAAGAATTTAAAGGGAGATGGCCGGGTGGGTCTTCTGATCTTCTCTTATGCGGAACACAAGATTAAAGGGAGCAGGTTATTTgcatttgtatatttatatcaCAGGGCAATTTGTCCAATAACCAAATTCAAagatttaattaagaaaataacatctTATTTGAAGAAATTAGAAAAGTAGAAGGAGGGGtattaaaaattactattttagtgTTTTAATGGTGTGGTGGTTGGTGGTGAAGATGGCTGGCGGCCGGAGGTAGTGGTCGTCGGAGATGATCGTCAAAAGTTATCGCCGGAAGTGGTGGCCAGAGTGGTCGCCGAAAGTGGTCGTCAGCGGTGGTCGCCGGAAGTAGTCACTGGAAATGGTCGATGAAAGTGGTTGTCAGAGATGGTCGTGGAGGTGGTCGCTAGAGGTGGTCACTGGAAGTGATCGTCGGAGGAGGTGATAATGCTGGCCGGAGGTGGTGGTTGTGGTCGGAGGTAgattggtggtggtggtgggtgGAGTTggtggtagtggtggtggtCGGAGTTGGTAGTAGAGGTGGTGGCCGGAGGTTGTGGAGGTGGTCAGAGGTGGTGAAGGTGGCCGGAGATTGTGGTAGGGGTGGTGGTAGTGATGTTAGATAAAGGGTAACATTGTATATATTGTAAGAACAATTATTGGGTTGGTGAACCCTTATGTTCACATCTTCTTATTTTAACTAATGAAAATTTGACATGTCAGAATACATTTAAGAATCTATTCATCCACTTTTctatagaataaaaaaacaaaatctatataaattattatataatttcattataattgtaaaatctaaactctaatcatctCATTTGAAAAATCCAAACCGagatataatttcattctaattgtaaaatctaaactctaaccatctcttgtaaacccaaaccgacatataattttgttttaattgtaaaatctaaattctaatcatctcatttgtaaatccaaaccgagatataatttcattctgattgtaaaatctaaactctaaccatctcttgtaaacccaaaccgacatataattttgttttaattgtaaaatctaaactctaatcaacttatttgtaaacccaaaccaacacataattttgttctaatggtaaaatataaaccaagccaatatttaactttccttaattaaaagtatattgaATTTAATTcctcaatttatttttctttttaattaaattttgatttatattttaaataaaataatgtataattgattctgattggttgaaaaggaaGATGTTAACAAAGGAAAGGTTCACcttaggagtgaacctaagaattttgttgttgtcaatttggattttaattttaatcgattaaagaataacataattatctttttctattttttgttttttatcaaattatcGACATAACTTAAGATCAAATAATAACAGATGTAACATTTTTTACaagtattgaaaattttaagatatatttcatcaataaaaaaatatatatatatcgatataGATCAAATGActtttccaaaattataaaatttaaaatcaaaccaaattggATTCCCCTTATAATAAATGATAACTCATCCCACTTATGTCCAAACTGATTCGTAAACACCGTAACGTCCCAATTTACGGAATACGGAGGAGTGTATTTAGATTTTATCATACAAATTTGGCACGTCTCAGGAGTCAGGAACTAGTGATTATTAAAACCGTAATTTAGGGCTTAAGAACAAGTTTTAAAGAGTAGCCAGCTATGGCGGTGGTAACTCCTCGGACTCTACAAACcgttgtattcttttttttgtcaacaaaccgTTGTATTCGATGAGCTTAACTATGAAATATAAAGAAATTGTGTGGCAAAAGACACGAAAGCGTTCCAGATATTGCAATCATCTTTTCTAAGTTCTAAATTTGGTTTTTCTGCCAAAGATCTTTGGGATTAATTTGCTAAAAAACAAGCTAACGTACAAGCGAAGTTACAGAAGAAACTACCTGAGTACCAAATTTTAGCAATTAATATTGGTCATGTAACAATATTTGATGAAGATATGGGGATGATACACTCCACTACCACCAACCATATGATATGACACCGTATGTCAAGTGAATAAATCCTCTCTGCTCTGCTAGTGAATAAATCCTAGTGAGTACACTTTTTGCTTCAACCCTTGTGTTTTTGGGCTATTGAATCAGACACCCTCTGGAAAATCTACTGAGAGATCAtgattgattttgttatgtAACTTTTGTTGACCTACAgtaataaattgttttgattatttGAGTTTTTCCAAGGAATAATATTAGCAATAACACTATACAATAAATTGTTAGATTTTGacacttatttaaaattttgcttATCATCACGAGTGAAACAAGATTGTGCGAAAAGGGAGTCGATATGGGTTGTCATGAGATCTAGGCATGAAAGAGGAGAGTGTATTCTATGTAAAGGTAAAGGGCATGTCTTCAAAGATCTGTAGCAACAACAGAGTCAGAGAGAATCAAAGCAGGAGTGAAAAAGCGTTACGTGAGTATCAAATGTTAGCATTCAATGTTGGTCCTGTGACATTTGATAAGGATATGTGGATGTTATACATCACCACCTCGAACCAAATGACTCCGTATGAGACGTATTTCACTACTTTAGACAGAACACACAGAGCTCGGATCAAATTCATCATGGGGGATTCTATCATGTCTGAAGGAATTGGAGATGTCAGGTTCATGAccaaggaagggaagaagaagaagacgatcaaGAATGTGTTTTTTGTTCCCAAGATCGACAGAAACGTGTTGAGTGTTGGTCAAATGACACATGCAGGCTATGGGATTGTAATGACCGCTCACAAATGCACTGTAGAGGATCAGGCTGGGAGACTATTTGGTGAATCCATGTGGGAGGAGAGAGGCTTTTTTCTGCGTTTGGAGGTGGTTGAAGGTAACATCTAGTTGCTAGACTAAGGTCTACTATGCCGACTTGGTTCGGTTTATTCTGTTTTTAGTATGTTGCGACTGTTTTTTTTCGGATGTGAACAATTGCTAGACTTACTAGTAATCAGAGCCTATTATGCTGATTTGGTTAGGTTGATTCAGTTTTCAAGTTTGGACAATCTTAGTTACAGTTTGCTGCTAATATTTTTGGTAAGGAATACAAGACTTAGAGAATAAGTAAAACTTGAGGAACAAATAAATCTAGAATATTCTAGAACATGGATCTAAGATGGGCCTATAATGAACATTCATCTAATCGGTTCATAACAGTGCTTAAGTACTCAAGTACCGAtggattaaaaattaatattcatGATTTAGTTGAGTTTTTATTCCAGATTTTATCTTATGAGCTTAAGTTGTCTTTTAGTTTATAACAAACGCCAAAaggcttttttatttatcaaaagtaTATAGACATCAAAGGTaacaataattttcttgtatatggtttttattaatgaatcataacaaaaagaaaaacctcaCTATAGCTCAtgtttgttggaaaaaaaatcagtattttatatttagtgtTTCTATAGCTCAtgtttgttggaaaaaaaatcagtattttatatttagtgtTTCTAGTAACCACATGTTTGACGCAAACTGTATATTGTGGTCGATgagataaaataatttcaaatttgtttatcAAAACTTCCCAGTGGCCATCTTGAGATCCCTTTCATGTTCcttgattttcttcttattaatgCTGCTCAAAATTTGATTATGTAactatttgtttgatttaactATTGATTAcaacatttctcattttttatcggatgtccccgaagggaccattttaaaaaatgttgattacaacatttctcattttatcatttttttcttctttatattatCACCAAAATCCTATACTACAAGCTAATCATTCTGTCCCATATTTCTTCTCATTCTGTTTTACAGTCTTGTTACAAAATTTAGTGGTTTAAGATGCTATATTTCGTTTTTGAGTATAACACAACCAAATTGTCAcgttttgagatatttttgtATGTTCAAGTATGTGTATTAATATCGATCATAAACccaaaattagaaagaaaacatagataaaaattattttgttgtcaACGCTAACACACAAAAAGGCAACACGattgttttataaaatgaaaCTAGATTATGATGTACCGCGGggtaagttttaatttttttttttgttaatgtactattttaaaactaattttgtaaatatacgcttttgttagttttagtgatttaatatataaaccttGGTATACtgcacaataatttttgtttactacaatcttaattaaatcagtctgattcgatatattttatattagtgttgttaaaacattaaaatgaggatttaacccgcatTGAAATATCATGTTattgatagtttattttttagtattatcaattcaatcctgtaatgtcatataacccgtcatgtaatataactcgtttgtgtaattttgaaaatttaatatgtttatatatttataattttaaactttttattaagtttagatatatcagttataaattataaacttcttaaaattttataatttactatatacagtaaatttactatatatatatattgaacacacactt comes from Camelina sativa cultivar DH55 chromosome 19, Cs, whole genome shotgun sequence and encodes:
- the LOC104765988 gene encoding probable thionin-2.4, producing the protein MEGKTLIVSVLVVSLFMAQIQVDAKSCCPSTTARNIYNTCRLPGTPRYVCADLSGCKIVDGTCPNGYTNDIFENTGHAVNKYCKLGCVSSVCGVLNTLQKSDVNEIFNGAVEKCVNACSTICTKNSMKAGETA